A single Deinococcus misasensis DSM 22328 DNA region contains:
- a CDS encoding isopeptide-forming domain-containing fimbrial protein has product MNKSFLSFLTLLTLGSAFATTPSGSTIINQATVSADDADVFSNAVSTTITGVCIPNLTPDGDLSRPGQVFESIPGGKVVVPLTLQNLGNEAGTFTLNWMQVNPTWTPENVKFFRDVNGNGEQDSLDVEQTRHDLNANDALKLLMVFTVPKNASGDTHFNPTASCATGEKDDNNVFQVKLNTQSSMTLIKSITPEVVKPGERATVRLTLKNTGNTYLKDVLIQDDLNQSTLKGLVFVKNSLKPLDSSPVVQEMGGMVTATLTELAPMEQAVLEFQVQATATALAGPRENLATAKANSLNNVNLNVEARASMTIEAQYGVALGPVNDPEAPEGSAADRQSQEITLPDAEMCFEHTLLNTSNSEDDYTLTAQTPEGWNAVFLNLFRLPLVQPVRLKAREALNYWVCYEKTSNRLTGNVEFQLTATSAHGPINRTWDVVKLNLVASDAVLLNKSIKDARGQAPVFGPYLSGESFTYLLEYTNATGVDLHNVTVQDTLMTGLDFIRASVQPGITSLPENQTALVWKLGTVKPGKNSILVTVKLKQELSDGALLRNTFSLTSDEVKNKLSNEVVLGVWSSGILFAKAALQDQVMIGDQLGWKLTATNRSPSGKVSQVKIVDDLPKGLAYLAGSTRVNGVAFKDPGVSGQRITWTGLPDLEAGAVLTITFQTRVLPEVSEKIQNTAEFTAVGMNSAQTTVIAMQSTAVATAKVVGGLARPLATLVGRVYLDINDNGTFEPETDRPVEKARVILAGGRMVLTDKMGRYSFDGLDNGVWAVRLDPNSVGYVPRATPQDGGQRGTQSMMLTGLGTLDFPLQTARAHTDLLRSTRLNFGPVSVQKTIEKRSDNRYAVTLKVQAKTDLENFLLEDLLPRGAELVLGQHTLTDDLFSAGETILQYEFVLTNPGESAVTDPQVSWEVK; this is encoded by the coding sequence GTGAACAAATCCTTTCTTTCCTTTTTGACCCTCCTGACCCTCGGCTCTGCTTTTGCAACCACCCCCTCGGGCAGCACCATCATCAATCAGGCCACCGTGTCTGCCGATGATGCGGATGTGTTCAGCAACGCAGTCAGCACCACCATCACAGGTGTGTGCATCCCCAATCTGACCCCGGATGGCGATTTGAGCCGTCCGGGGCAGGTCTTTGAAAGCATTCCCGGTGGCAAAGTGGTGGTCCCTTTGACCCTGCAAAACCTCGGGAATGAAGCAGGAACCTTCACCCTGAACTGGATGCAGGTGAATCCCACCTGGACCCCGGAGAATGTGAAGTTTTTCAGAGATGTCAACGGCAACGGCGAACAGGACAGTTTGGATGTTGAACAAACCCGCCATGATCTGAATGCCAATGATGCCCTCAAACTGTTGATGGTGTTCACGGTGCCCAAAAACGCCTCTGGAGACACACATTTCAATCCGACCGCCAGTTGTGCAACAGGTGAAAAAGACGACAACAACGTGTTTCAGGTCAAGTTGAACACCCAGAGCAGCATGACCCTGATCAAAAGCATCACCCCTGAAGTGGTCAAACCGGGTGAGCGGGCCACGGTGCGCCTGACCCTGAAGAACACCGGAAACACCTACCTGAAAGACGTGCTGATTCAGGATGACCTGAACCAGAGCACCCTGAAGGGTCTGGTGTTTGTGAAAAACAGCCTGAAGCCCCTGGACAGCAGTCCTGTGGTGCAGGAGATGGGTGGAATGGTGACCGCCACCCTGACGGAACTCGCTCCCATGGAGCAGGCGGTTCTGGAATTTCAGGTGCAGGCCACCGCAACAGCTCTGGCCGGTCCCCGCGAGAACCTTGCCACCGCAAAAGCCAATTCCCTGAACAACGTGAATCTGAATGTGGAAGCCCGTGCCAGCATGACCATTGAGGCGCAGTACGGGGTGGCACTCGGGCCTGTGAATGACCCGGAAGCCCCTGAAGGTTCTGCCGCAGACCGCCAGAGTCAGGAGATCACCCTTCCCGATGCAGAGATGTGCTTTGAGCACACCTTGCTGAACACCTCCAACAGTGAAGACGACTACACCCTGACTGCACAGACCCCTGAAGGCTGGAACGCTGTTTTCCTGAACCTGTTCCGTTTGCCTCTGGTTCAACCTGTGCGCCTGAAAGCCAGAGAAGCCCTGAATTACTGGGTGTGCTATGAAAAAACCAGCAACAGGCTGACCGGAAACGTGGAATTTCAATTGACGGCCACCTCTGCACACGGTCCCATCAACCGGACCTGGGATGTGGTGAAACTGAATCTGGTGGCCAGCGATGCGGTGCTTTTGAACAAGAGCATCAAGGATGCGCGGGGGCAAGCTCCGGTTTTTGGACCTTACCTTTCAGGTGAGTCTTTCACTTACCTGCTGGAGTACACCAATGCCACAGGGGTGGACCTGCACAATGTGACGGTGCAAGACACCCTGATGACCGGTCTGGACTTCATCCGTGCATCCGTGCAACCCGGCATCACCTCCCTGCCCGAGAACCAGACCGCTCTGGTCTGGAAGCTGGGCACGGTCAAGCCCGGCAAGAACAGCATTCTGGTGACGGTCAAACTGAAACAGGAGCTGTCCGATGGCGCTTTGCTGCGCAACACCTTCAGCCTGACCAGCGATGAAGTCAAAAACAAACTCTCCAATGAAGTGGTGTTGGGCGTGTGGTCCTCGGGGATCCTGTTCGCCAAGGCCGCCCTGCAAGATCAGGTGATGATCGGTGACCAGCTGGGCTGGAAACTGACCGCCACCAACCGCAGCCCGAGTGGCAAAGTCTCTCAGGTGAAAATTGTGGACGACCTGCCCAAAGGACTGGCTTACCTTGCTGGAAGCACCCGCGTGAACGGGGTGGCCTTCAAGGACCCCGGCGTTTCAGGACAGCGCATCACCTGGACGGGCCTGCCCGATCTGGAAGCAGGTGCTGTGCTGACCATCACCTTCCAGACCCGTGTGCTGCCAGAGGTCTCTGAGAAAATCCAGAACACCGCAGAGTTCACTGCCGTGGGCATGAACAGCGCACAGACCACTGTGATTGCCATGCAGTCCACCGCAGTCGCCACCGCAAAAGTGGTGGGCGGACTGGCCCGGCCTCTGGCCACTCTGGTTGGACGGGTGTATCTGGACATCAACGACAACGGCACGTTCGAGCCAGAGACCGACCGACCCGTGGAAAAAGCCCGTGTGATTCTGGCAGGAGGCCGGATGGTCCTGACCGACAAGATGGGCCGTTACAGCTTCGATGGGCTGGACAATGGGGTGTGGGCCGTGCGTCTGGATCCCAACTCGGTGGGTTATGTGCCCAGAGCCACCCCTCAGGACGGTGGACAGCGGGGCACCCAGTCCATGATGCTCACAGGTTTGGGAACGCTGGATTTCCCCTTGCAAACCGCCAGAGCCCACACCGATCTGCTGCGCTCCACCCGCCTGAACTTTGGTCCGGTGTCGGTGCAAAAAACCATTGAGAAACGTTCAGACAACCGCTACGCTGTCACCCTGAAGGTGCAAGCCAAAACCGATCTGGAGAATTTTCTGCTGGAAGACCTCTTGCCCCGTGGTGCCGAACTGGTGCTGGGTCAGCACACCCTGACCGACGACCTGTTCAGTGCTGGTGAAACCATCCTGCAGTATGAATTCGTGTTAACAAATCCCGGCGAGAGTGCCGTAACGGATCCACAGGTATCGTGGGAAGTGAAATGA
- a CDS encoding beta strand repeat-containing protein, giving the protein MMNKKLLLSTALLLSAAAQAAGTLAGTEIRNVASASYLDDQGRAQSTVSNQVITVVQELPSFSITPDEASAGTAPAQQKSALAGQEVYFPYTVTNTGNANISVSFSINDLTGDSDNFSAKKLYIDANQNGLVDSGETEITSSSITLAPDEVVKLVAAVTTPGTLVNNNTVNMNLVGTGSTVASGTFPETGTGSSLNNTARVTVTTQAVMTFNKTASGPTSIKEGDTIVYTLKGSNTGGSAASSVANVIPGKNGIFVSDTLPANTVLDTSYTPNASAGAGTVAVYYYVSGAWTTTISASATKVGLLIENVNHATAPAFFPQTAQYSLDFKVTVTDGNAATTIPANTAINNTGSLTVDLNGDGTPETVTSNQTTNTIATSYAIAAGQNNGSGQATDGADTITASGSVYQGSQLVFNVKITNNSNTSDSFTLATSGLSDVQNCLLFYPDGITPLPSTFGPLASGVTQDIVLKCQVPTNATVGNVPSLTLTATSVGNPSGNAATLNDGVDTVVLQAGAVQSGYGMDADATPLNGTDTDPNNDTAPTQSTNPGSSIQYGFSVTNNGQQNDSYNLTPNLAGFPGYTATVYQWNDADGDGVVDAGELGVAVNSTPLMGPGTTTKYVVVLTPPYGDVPGVDNVPVVISSNNSPSQQDTLTFPVSVNAVNSVQMLPDRSGTVGAPGTIEYTHTITNTGNAPAIIDLTSMTSSKGFTYLISIDGGASFAVNPEAFVLAAGTNRTIVVRVIVPAGTAIGTNETVAVTAGVDFNNSTLLSYTQEATVSANDSTAVIGGNLKVTKAVDQATAKPGDVLTYTISSQNIGTQPISKVIVSDPVPNYTDFFSLDIDTATIAKNKVLVSRDGGQTWTTWATADANSDGVIDAAEWGSNRTIFVAFDTNSDGTINSSDALAPSAVGTVIFKVKVQ; this is encoded by the coding sequence ATGATGAACAAAAAACTGCTCCTCTCCACTGCCCTTCTGCTCTCCGCCGCCGCACAGGCCGCTGGCACACTTGCTGGAACCGAAATCCGCAACGTTGCCTCTGCCAGTTACCTTGACGATCAAGGCCGTGCACAGTCCACCGTTTCCAATCAGGTGATCACGGTGGTTCAGGAGTTGCCTTCTTTCAGCATCACCCCGGATGAAGCTTCTGCTGGGACTGCACCTGCTCAACAGAAGAGTGCTCTGGCGGGTCAGGAAGTGTATTTCCCCTACACCGTCACCAACACCGGCAACGCCAACATTTCGGTGTCCTTTTCCATCAATGACCTGACCGGCGACAGCGACAACTTCTCTGCCAAAAAACTGTACATCGATGCCAACCAGAACGGTCTGGTGGACAGCGGTGAAACCGAAATCACCAGTTCTTCCATCACACTTGCCCCAGATGAAGTGGTCAAACTGGTGGCTGCCGTCACCACCCCCGGCACCCTGGTCAACAACAACACAGTCAACATGAATCTGGTGGGCACCGGAAGCACAGTCGCTTCCGGCACCTTTCCTGAGACCGGCACAGGCAGCAGCCTGAACAACACCGCCAGAGTCACCGTCACCACCCAGGCCGTGATGACTTTCAACAAAACCGCCAGTGGCCCCACCTCCATCAAAGAGGGCGACACCATTGTGTACACCCTGAAAGGCAGCAACACCGGGGGCAGCGCCGCTTCTTCTGTGGCCAACGTGATTCCCGGCAAGAACGGCATTTTCGTCAGTGACACCCTGCCCGCCAACACCGTCCTGGACACCAGCTACACCCCCAATGCCAGCGCAGGTGCTGGAACCGTTGCAGTCTACTACTATGTCTCTGGCGCATGGACCACCACCATTTCTGCTTCTGCAACCAAGGTGGGCTTGCTGATCGAGAACGTCAACCACGCCACTGCTCCTGCGTTCTTCCCCCAGACCGCCCAATACAGTCTGGATTTCAAAGTCACCGTGACGGACGGCAACGCAGCCACCACCATTCCGGCCAACACCGCCATCAACAACACCGGCTCTTTGACTGTGGACCTGAACGGCGACGGCACCCCTGAAACGGTCACCTCCAACCAGACCACCAACACCATTGCCACCAGCTACGCGATTGCTGCGGGTCAAAACAACGGCTCGGGTCAGGCCACCGATGGCGCAGACACCATCACGGCCTCTGGAAGCGTGTATCAGGGCAGCCAACTGGTCTTCAATGTGAAGATCACCAACAACAGCAACACCTCCGACAGCTTCACCCTTGCCACCTCGGGCCTGTCTGATGTGCAGAACTGCCTGCTGTTCTACCCTGACGGCATCACCCCCCTGCCCTCCACCTTTGGTCCTCTGGCCAGTGGCGTGACCCAGGACATCGTGTTGAAATGCCAGGTTCCCACCAACGCCACTGTGGGCAACGTGCCCAGCCTGACCCTGACCGCCACCAGCGTGGGCAACCCCTCTGGCAACGCAGCCACCCTGAACGACGGTGTGGACACTGTGGTGCTACAGGCTGGCGCTGTCCAGTCCGGTTACGGCATGGACGCCGATGCCACCCCCCTGAACGGCACCGACACCGATCCCAACAACGACACCGCCCCCACCCAGAGCACCAACCCCGGTTCCAGCATCCAGTACGGTTTCTCGGTCACCAACAACGGTCAGCAGAACGACTCTTACAACCTGACCCCCAACCTTGCTGGCTTCCCCGGTTACACCGCCACCGTCTACCAGTGGAATGACGCTGATGGTGATGGTGTGGTGGATGCAGGTGAGCTGGGTGTGGCCGTGAACTCCACCCCACTGATGGGCCCCGGAACCACCACCAAGTACGTGGTTGTGCTGACCCCTCCCTACGGCGACGTTCCCGGTGTGGACAATGTGCCTGTGGTGATCAGCAGCAACAACAGCCCCAGCCAGCAGGACACCCTGACTTTCCCGGTCAGCGTGAATGCCGTGAACAGTGTGCAGATGCTGCCTGACCGCAGCGGAACCGTGGGCGCCCCTGGCACCATCGAGTACACCCACACCATCACCAACACCGGCAACGCTCCAGCCATCATCGACCTGACCAGCATGACCAGCAGCAAAGGCTTCACCTACCTGATTTCCATCGATGGAGGAGCAAGCTTTGCCGTGAACCCTGAAGCATTCGTGCTGGCTGCAGGAACCAACCGCACCATCGTGGTCCGGGTGATTGTGCCTGCAGGAACCGCCATCGGAACCAACGAAACTGTTGCTGTGACCGCCGGGGTGGACTTCAACAACAGCACCCTCCTGTCTTACACCCAGGAAGCCACCGTCTCTGCCAACGACTCCACCGCAGTGATCGGGGGCAACCTGAAAGTCACCAAGGCTGTGGATCAAGCGACCGCGAAACCCGGCGATGTGCTCACTTACACCATCAGCTCCCAGAACATCGGCACCCAGCCCATCAGCAAGGTGATCGTGTCTGACCCGGTGCCCAACTACACCGATTTCTTCAGCCTCGACATCGACACCGCCACCATCGCCAAGAACAAAGTGCTGGTGTCCAGAGACGGCGGTCAGACCTGGACCACCTGGGCCACGGCTGACGCCAACTCCGACGGGGTCATTGATGCCGCCGAGTGGGGCAGCAACCGCACCATCTTCGTGGCCTTCGACACCAACTCAGATGGCACCATCAACAGCAGCGATGCCCTTGCCCCCAGCGCTGTCGGCACCGTGATCTTCAAAGTCAAAGTTCAGTGA
- a CDS encoding pyridoxamine 5'-phosphate oxidase family protein encodes MNDPKQTAHTEFLAKINELLKDIRIAMLTTQHQGGELFSRPMTTQEAEFDGTLYFLTSKKTGKIADLVQFPKVNLAYSHPGKNSYVSVSGRAQLLDDRQKIDELWNPINAAFFPDGKDDPDIVVLKIEAESAEYWDSPSSKIVQAYSFIKTAITGDHDHAGENERQKI; translated from the coding sequence ATGAACGATCCCAAACAAACCGCACACACTGAATTTTTGGCCAAAATCAACGAACTCCTCAAAGACATCCGCATCGCCATGCTCACCACCCAGCATCAAGGAGGAGAGCTGTTCAGCCGTCCCATGACCACACAGGAAGCCGAATTTGATGGCACCCTGTATTTTCTGACCAGCAAAAAAACCGGAAAAATCGCTGACCTTGTGCAGTTCCCGAAGGTCAATTTGGCCTACAGCCACCCCGGAAAAAACAGTTATGTCAGCGTCTCTGGCCGTGCACAGCTCCTCGATGACCGTCAGAAGATTGATGAACTCTGGAACCCCATCAACGCAGCATTTTTTCCTGACGGCAAAGACGATCCAGACATTGTGGTGCTCAAAATCGAAGCCGAGAGCGCTGAGTACTGGGACAGCCCGAGCAGCAAAATCGTGCAGGCCTACAGTTTCATCAAGACCGCCATCACAGGCGACCATGACCATGCAGGTGAAAACGAACGCCAGAAAATCTGA
- the odhB gene encoding 2-oxoglutarate dehydrogenase complex dihydrolipoyllysine-residue succinyltransferase has product MVDVKVPVFSESVSEGTLLGWKKQKGQAVAKGDVLIEIETDKVVLEVYAQESGVLTETSKNEGDTVASEEVIAKIDTAATAGSATPTAPEEPKKDSAKAELPQGPTQVHSTSGDLSPAVRKLVAETGVNPADVQATGPKGNITKGDVLTHVAGGSKPAQAAPVQIELPAGARPEQRVPMTRIRQTISKRLKDVQNTAAILTTFNEVDMKPIMDLRKKYQDEFVKKHGIKLGFMSFFVRAATEALKQYPVINASVDGNDIIYHGYYDIGIAVASERGLVVPILRNTDQSSLADIEKQIGEYAQKAKNGKLGLDDMTGGTFSITNGGTFGSMMSTPILNAPQSAILGMHNIIERPVAENGQVVIRPMMYIAMSYDHRIIDGREAVLFLVTIKKLLEDPARLLLDL; this is encoded by the coding sequence ATCGTTGACGTAAAAGTTCCCGTATTCTCCGAGTCCGTGAGCGAAGGCACCCTGCTGGGGTGGAAGAAACAAAAAGGTCAGGCCGTGGCCAAAGGCGACGTCCTGATTGAAATCGAGACCGACAAAGTGGTCCTTGAGGTGTACGCTCAGGAATCTGGCGTGCTGACCGAAACCTCCAAAAACGAAGGCGACACCGTTGCCAGCGAAGAAGTCATCGCCAAGATTGACACCGCTGCCACCGCAGGATCCGCCACCCCCACTGCCCCAGAGGAGCCCAAAAAGGACAGTGCCAAAGCTGAACTGCCTCAGGGTCCCACCCAGGTCCACTCCACCAGCGGAGACCTCTCCCCTGCCGTGCGCAAACTGGTCGCCGAAACCGGCGTGAACCCTGCCGATGTGCAGGCCACCGGACCCAAAGGCAACATCACCAAAGGCGATGTGCTGACCCACGTGGCAGGCGGAAGCAAACCCGCTCAGGCTGCCCCGGTGCAAATTGAACTGCCCGCTGGAGCCCGCCCCGAGCAGCGCGTTCCCATGACCCGCATCCGCCAGACCATCTCCAAGCGTCTGAAAGATGTGCAGAACACCGCTGCCATCCTGACCACCTTCAACGAAGTGGACATGAAACCCATCATGGACCTGCGCAAGAAGTATCAGGATGAGTTCGTCAAGAAGCACGGCATCAAACTGGGCTTCATGAGCTTCTTCGTGCGCGCTGCCACCGAAGCCCTGAAACAGTACCCCGTGATCAACGCCAGCGTGGACGGCAACGACATCATCTACCACGGCTACTACGACATCGGCATTGCCGTGGCCAGCGAACGCGGTCTGGTGGTGCCCATCCTGCGCAACACCGACCAGTCCAGCCTCGCAGACATCGAGAAACAAATCGGTGAGTACGCCCAGAAAGCCAAAAACGGCAAACTCGGCCTTGATGACATGACCGGAGGCACCTTCTCCATCACCAACGGTGGAACCTTCGGCAGCATGATGAGCACCCCCATCCTGAACGCCCCCCAGAGCGCCATCCTCGGGATGCACAACATCATCGAGCGCCCCGTGGCCGAAAACGGACAGGTGGTCATCCGCCCCATGATGTACATCGCCATGAGTTACGACCACCGCATCATTGACGGACGCGAAGCCGTGCTGTTCCTGGTCACCATCAAGAAACTGCTGGAAGACCCCGCCCGTTTGTTGCTGGATTTGTAA
- the lpdA gene encoding dihydrolipoyl dehydrogenase, with protein MSEYDVLVIGGGPGGYVAAIRAAQLGFKTACVDAFSNKEGKQSLGGTCLNVGCIPSKALLDSSEKFEAVQHEYVEHGINVSEVKLDLDKMMARKDGIVKQLTGGIQMLFKKNKITAYHGYGSLERQEGEQWVVKVGEEEIKAKHVILATGSKPRELPFFKFGGNILDNVGALSLDKVPAKLGVIGAGVIGLELGSVWRRLGAEVTALEAGGFLEIADEGIAKEALRQFQKQGMKVVLNVKISKVEDLGDKVVVTYTDPKGEQTYECDKLIASVGRVPYTANLGAEKVGLQLTERGFIKIDEHYRTNLPNVYAIGDVVGGLMLAHKAEDEGVACAEIIAGQAGHVNYDCVPSVIYTSPEIAWVGPTEKQLKDKGIEYKAGSFKFLANGRALGHGDTRGFVKILADAKTDRLIAAHMIGPNTSELIAEVVAVMEFAGSAEDLARTIHAHPTLSEVVKEAAMGVDKRTIHS; from the coding sequence ATGTCTGAATACGATGTGCTTGTGATCGGTGGTGGCCCCGGTGGTTACGTGGCCGCCATCCGTGCAGCCCAACTGGGTTTCAAAACCGCCTGTGTGGATGCCTTCAGCAACAAAGAAGGCAAGCAGTCTCTGGGTGGAACCTGCCTGAACGTGGGCTGCATCCCCTCCAAAGCCCTGCTGGATTCCAGTGAAAAATTTGAAGCTGTGCAGCACGAATACGTCGAGCACGGCATCAATGTGTCCGAGGTCAAACTGGATCTGGACAAAATGATGGCCCGCAAAGACGGCATCGTGAAGCAGCTGACCGGCGGCATCCAGATGCTGTTCAAAAAGAACAAAATCACCGCTTACCACGGTTACGGCAGCCTTGAGCGTCAGGAAGGCGAGCAGTGGGTTGTCAAGGTCGGTGAAGAAGAAATCAAAGCCAAACACGTGATTCTGGCCACCGGATCCAAACCCAGAGAACTGCCCTTCTTCAAGTTTGGCGGCAACATCCTCGATAACGTGGGTGCACTCTCTCTGGACAAAGTGCCTGCCAAACTGGGTGTGATTGGTGCCGGAGTGATCGGTCTGGAACTGGGCAGCGTGTGGCGTCGTCTGGGTGCCGAAGTGACCGCTTTGGAAGCGGGCGGCTTCCTGGAAATTGCCGATGAAGGCATCGCCAAAGAAGCCTTGCGTCAATTCCAGAAACAGGGCATGAAAGTGGTCCTGAACGTCAAGATCTCCAAGGTGGAAGATCTGGGCGACAAAGTGGTGGTCACCTACACCGACCCCAAAGGCGAACAGACCTACGAGTGCGACAAACTGATCGCCTCGGTCGGACGGGTGCCTTACACCGCCAACCTCGGGGCTGAAAAAGTGGGCTTGCAGCTCACAGAACGGGGCTTCATCAAGATTGATGAGCACTACCGCACCAATTTGCCCAATGTGTATGCCATTGGGGATGTGGTCGGTGGCCTGATGCTGGCCCACAAAGCCGAAGACGAAGGGGTGGCCTGCGCCGAGATCATTGCAGGTCAGGCTGGACACGTCAATTACGACTGCGTTCCCAGCGTGATTTACACCAGCCCTGAAATCGCATGGGTTGGACCCACCGAGAAGCAACTCAAAGACAAAGGCATCGAATACAAAGCTGGAAGCTTCAAGTTCCTGGCCAACGGTCGCGCTCTGGGCCACGGTGACACCCGAGGCTTCGTGAAGATTCTGGCCGATGCCAAAACCGATCGCCTGATTGCTGCACACATGATCGGTCCCAACACCTCCGAACTGATCGCAGAAGTGGTCGCCGTGATGGAGTTCGCTGGCAGCGCAGAAGACCTTGCTCGCACCATCCACGCCCACCCCACCCTGTCTGAAGTGGTCAAAGAGGCCGCCATGGGTGTGGACAAACGCACCATCCACAGTTAA